From the genome of Sylvia atricapilla isolate bSylAtr1 chromosome 19, bSylAtr1.pri, whole genome shotgun sequence:
CCTTGCATCCTCCGTGGGCCCGTCTGGCTGCGGGGTCACCCCCCGGCCCAGCCCCTCGTGCTGCTGGAGCCCGGTGCTCACGGGCGGCACGGAGGGAGCAGCCCGTGCCGGCAGCAAGGGCAGGACCCCACGGGGGACGGCTCCCGTCCACTCCCTGGGCACTGGCCGCTCTGCAAGCGCTGCCGACAGGTGTCACATCCGCGGGGTGGGCACTCCGGGTAGGGAGGCTGGTGCCTGCCGAAagtgggcagtgctgggagcgAAAGCGGCAGCCAACCTACCGGATGCCCACCAGCCGGGAGGTTGGAGAGCAGAGGGGATGCAGAACCCTCTCCCTGCAGTCAGTGTCAGAGGCTGGTGAGTATGTGACAGTAATGGCACTGGCAGCACTGTGGGGCCATCCCGGCTCTGTCCCCCTCAATAGGCAGAGggttcctgcagctccttgaggactctgctctccctgcactgccatAGAGCCCCAGCTCCCCATGCAGCCTCCCCCTGCACCCACGCCATCCTCACCCACGCTGTCCTCGAAGAGGAGGAATAATTTGGAGAAACCATGGCAACTCCACAGCTCCACCGGTGGTGGGTGTGCTGGGTGGGTGGAAGACACTGGTGCCCATGGGATGCAGCGCCCACATTCCCAGCACACAGGATGCGCACAGTGGCCTCTCTGAGTGACAGTTCTTTTTTGgttcagcagggctgtggctgcaggggtTTCTTGGGGTTCTCCATGTGCTCACAAGGCATCCATGGACCTGGCAGCCACACGTCCACTACACTGGGGGTGCCCCAGGAGCCTCACATgccttgtttgttttgcagtgctgggatggagccGCCACAGGCCCCTTGGCCACCTCAGCCCACCCAccccctcactgctgctgctggaccaGGTAGGACCCTGGACTACAGTTCCCTGCCTACCAGCCACCCTGGAATGCCACAGGAATGGGCTTCCCAATGCCACTGTCACCAGTGCTGTGGCGTGGGGTGCAGAGCCTTCCCAgatccagcccagctcccacatactgaaacacagcagagcCAATGCTGGGCCACCTCTCTGGGGGCAAACCTGCCCTCCCAGCTCCGCAGGGAAGCACTAGGACCCACATCTCCTTCCTCATGGCATCTTGCTCTTCCCAGCCCATCACAGGGACAGACACCCTAAGCCCACTGGAGTCACCCTCAGCTCTGGCATCTGCACCCCCCCAGCTTGGGGCAGGCAATGAGGAGGAACCCAAACCCCCTCCCTATCTCTGTGTAGTCAATGCTTCTTGCTAAATAAAGTCAATTCCTTTCCTCCAAGAAATATCTTCCCTGTgatcctctgctgctctttaaAGCCAAGTGGCCCCCTACCTTTAGTGCCAACACAGAGCAGCCTGCACCAACCAGCACACCCAGGACCTCGGTGGCCACAACACCCAATGCTCAGAGAACGTGGTGAGGTGACATCTGGGGGGGTCCTCGCTGTGGGCAGAGAAGGTGTACATCCCCCAGTGCTGGTGGCAACCCACGGCAGCTCTCGAGGGGCTGGTGGGGAAGGTCAGTGCTACAACCCACTTAGCCCTGTGGGCAGACCCCTTCCTCTGTCCCTCCCATGCACTGTGCTGATGTCCTCATTGTCACACAGCTGTGTCACACTGCAGCTGGGGACTCTGCCCATCCTGGCCACCCAACAGCATTGTCCCAGAGCACTGGGCTGCTTGGTGCTGACACACAGTGGGTGTCAGACCCCATGTCCCACAGCAACTGAAGCCACCATCACACTTGCTCTCCGGCCCAGGGGACGTGTCACAGCTATGGGACACAGAAGATTACAAAGCCAGTGGGTACCGAGCCAGCacacctcctctggcacaggagGTGATGCAGGAATCACTGCTGATATGTGTGTTGGGGCACCCACTACAGTATCCCTCTGCCACCCCTGGAGCCACCCCGGTCTGAAAGACTCAGGGAGTGCTGCAACTCTGCACTGTGATCACCCCACAGGGGTGTTTGTGGGCCACAGTAGGTGCAGCCACCACAGGGAAGGTGACTCCTGCCTCCTACAGagccccaggctgcaggtgggTTCCCAGCCAGCATGGTGGGTTTTCATGGTGCTTGTCCCTGGGCCCTCTTCCCCCCTACAGTGCTGGTTCTGGGGACATGGGTACACGTGGTCCCAGGAGACTCCTCACCACTCCAGTGCTCTCATCAGGTCTGAGCACACAGTCCCCATGGAAAACCCTGGTGTTGAAcctccacagccctgctcagagtTGCCAATTCATGTGATTCTGCAAGACTGCCTGTGTCCTACAGCCCAGCAAGAGGGCACGGTACTCTCTGTTCTCTCGCTGTGCTGAGCTGTATGCAGAGTTCCCTGGCTGCCCCCATGGGTGTCCTGCCAGCCACTCTTTGATTTGCACCCTGGATCTGGAGactttttccagtttcttcctTCAGTTGACTGACTatcaacagcagcagtggaggcTGGGATGCCCCCAAACATTcatttctgaagagatggcCAATCCCCAGCTCTaagccaggagctgtggggattGAGACGAGGTCAGTCCAGGATTCAGGCACCTCATGTGTTCTCTTGCAGGGTGGGCTACCGTCCTCTGAGGCTGTGTGACAGGGAACTGGTGGGAGAAGAGTCGCTTCTAAGATGACACGAACAGACCCACCTGACATCCTGGTGTCCACGGTGTACCAAGACATCAAGGTGGCgacagcagcccctggggattCCGTTGTCTGTCAGCCCCTGGCACAATGTGACGCCTCCATGTCCTCCTCCCTGTCCCGCGAGCCGCAGCCCTTCAACAAGCGCCACTGCAGGAGTTTCGACTTCATCGAATCGCTGGAAGAGCTGGGTACCCCCCCGGCCATGGAGCGCGCCTGCCCGCGCCCCGGCATGCCCGAGCCCACGCCGGGGCCACCGGGCAGGCAGGCGCCGCCGAAGGCAGACCCttacagcagcagagcccccgCACCTCGGAGCGAGCCAAAGCGCCGAGCCCGCTCCAAGAGCGCCCCGCGGGTGAAGTCCACCCTGACCCCCGTGCCCATCACTGGGGTGGCATCACCGCCGCCAGCCCGGCGTGGGCGGGAGGTGCTGCGGGTGGCACGGGAGCCTTCCCACACCGATCCCTCGCCGCGCCGCGAGGGCCCGCTGCCGCTGCGGGCGCTGGCCAACGAGGTTCACCCCATCAAGCTGCAGCCGCAGCGGAGCAGCGTCAGCCGCATCTCCCCGCTCTGCCTGGGCACTAATTGCTATGAGGAAGGGCCGGGCGCCAAGGTGGGCGCCAGCCCGCACGTCAAATGCCGAGTGGACATCAAGCCAGACGAGGCGGTGCTGGTGCACACGGCGCGGAGCCTGCGGGCAGCCCCGAACCGCCCGGAGCTGTCGCGCTGGCCCCGCACCCCTGGGGCCGCCCGCAGCCTGACCGTGCCGGGGAGCCGGCAGGCATCCGCGTCCCGCACGCCCACCCCCAGCGACTCCTACAGCGGGGAGCCCCCGCTGCTGCCCTACCATGGTGAGTACTACGAGGCGGACCCCCGGGCACTGGCGTACCAGACAGTGCCCGTGCCAGCCTCACGGGAATTCAGGGAGTACCCCGACAGGGGCTGCATGACCTTCTCGGCCCCCGGCGTCCCAGCCAAGTTCTTCTACGCAGAGGAGTCAGCGcggtgccccagccctgccatgccCCTCCGCAGCTCTGGCTACGCCAGCTACCCCTACCCCAGCCGCCACGCCGTGCCCCAGCCCTTCTACAGCGAGGACCCGCCCAAGGCTGCTGTTCACACGGTGCCGTCCCGGACGTTGTACGTGGAGGAGGCGCGGGGTTACCCGGTGCAGGAGGCACCTGCCCGCACCTTCTATGGGGATGAGCCCCGCTACTATGCCCCTCGTGGGACCCCTGTCAAAACCCTCTACGCCGAGGACGCTCGGACATACCCAGCCCTCGGCTCCGCTGCCCGGTTGTTCTATGCCGAGGACTACGGCAAGTACCGGGAGCGGGAGGTGATGTCGCGCACGTGTCCCCCGCCCCGCAGCGCTCAGCCCCTGCACTTCGGGGACTGGTACTGCCCTGAGCGGGCCACGCTGCCCTACCAGAGCCTGCAATTGTCACGCTTCACCCCACAGCCGGCGGGCCGGGAGGCCATGTTCTCCTCCTGGCATGCTAGCTACGGCATGACTCCACCACGGCTGGGCCGGGAGACCCAGCACTATTCCAAATCCTGGGATAACATCCTGGCGCCAGCGGCACGCAGGGAGGAGGCCCTGCAGCGTGGGCGCAGCTATGAAAACCTGCTCGCTCACGAACAGCACCGTGCCTTATCCCCCGAGGAGCGCCGGCAGCCTGTGGTGATCAACCTGTCGAGCTCGCCCAAGCGCTACGCAGCTCTGTCCCTCTCCGAGAGCTCCATCCTCGAGCGGGTGCACGCTGATGGCAGCCGCGGGCCCCCAGGCCGCTCGTGGTACGTCACTCCAGAGATCACCATCACTGACAACGACATCCGCGCCGACGGGCTGGGCCGAGGCGAGAGGCGCTCGGCCAGCTGGGACATGCTGGATGGGGGACGGGAGCGCGGGCCCTACGCTGTGCCCTGCgccccacagcccaaccccagaGAGAGCGGCTCGGGGCGCCAGcgcagcctggagcagctggacGAGCTCATCACCGATCTGGTCATTGACTACAAGCCGGCACCGGGCCACCGCgcgggggacagggacagcctcGCGGAGCAGCTCAAAcaactgctgagcagcagcgCCTCGGGGCCCCCGCGGCGGGGCGAGGGCAGGCGGATCCCTCACAACGTGCCCGAGGGACCCCGACCCACAAAGGAGCAGCCGGGCCTCAGCTCCCATGCCAGCACCCCGCGCCACCCACCCGCCCCACCGGCCACCGCCCCCTTCGAAAAGTCACCGGAGAACTGCTCGCCCGACCTGAGTGCTGAGGAGGACGACATGATGATGTGCTCCAACGCCAAGTGCAGGCGCACGGAGACCATGTTCAACGCCTGTCTCTACTTCAAATCGTGCCACAGCTGCTACACCTACTACTGCTCCCGGCACTGCCGGCGGGAGGACTGGGACACGCACAAGGCCAGCTGCGTCTACGGGCGGGTGGGCAGCGTCTGCCGCCACGTCCTGCAGTTCTGCCGTGAGAACACCGAGGTGCACAAGGCTTTCTCGCGCATCGCCAAGGTGGGATACCTCTCCCGCGGCCGCGGTGTCCTCTTCCTGGGGTTCCCCAATGCGGGCTCGGCTGAGAACTTTCTCCAGTTTGGGCTGGAGAGCCTGCTGATGTCCCCGACCTACCTGTCCCTGCGGGAGCTGGACAGCTATTCGGACAACCTGGGGGACTATGCCCAGGAACTGCGGGAGACAGGCAACCAGTACGACCCCAACGAATGTTTCCTGCTGAATGTAACCGTGGCCGTCACTCAGAAAGTGCCAGAGAGGCCGTCACCCAAGATGCAGGTGCCGACGGTCAGGAAATATGCCAAGGTGGCCTTAGCCTCCTCCAGCCCCGAGAAGAAGATCTTGAAGAAGGAGCGAGACATGGAAACGTTGATCCTGACGCCACCGCCCGGCACGGCGGACATCGAcaaggagggggaggagggcCGGAAGGCACGGGAGGTCTGCTTCATCAACATCCAGCGGGAGCTGCGCATCCGCGGCGTCTTTCTGCGGCACGAGTTCCCCGCTGTCTACGAGCAGCTCTGCGACTTCGTGGAGAGCAACAAGCGCTTCACCCCCACCACCATCTACCCCATCGACAAGAGGACGGGCAAACAGTTCATGTGCATGATTATGGCGGCCTCCGAACCTCGCACCCTCGACTGGGTGGCCAGCCCTAACCTCCTGGACGACATCATGTGAACGCAGGGCGAGGGGCATCCCCTGTGTAGATACGTGCTGTCCTGTCAGAACCCCCTCGGCTGTCACACCAAGGGCAGGGGGCTGCGGGCGGCCGGCACGGGGGTGACGGGAGCACAGCCCCAATTTGCCCCGGAGCCCAGAGGCTGGCAGgcccctgcagagccctctCGAGCGAGCGGTGCTCGGCCAGAGCGGTCATGCCCCTCACGCCCCCAACCCCTGCCCACCGGGCTGCCACACACCCAGAGCCCCCGCGCCTGCCCCAGGGCCCCCTCAGCGCCGGGGGTCCCGCAGCGGCCGTACCCAGCGCCTGCGGCTGGGCCACAGCAGGACCATGTCCCCACCgtgtctgtgtgtcctgggCGTGTCACTGCGGGAGCGCCAGGTGCTGGGGGGGCCCTGGGATCCCCCGCGGGTTCTGGACACAGAgcgaggcagggctgggggtccctgCACCCTGCCGAGGGAGGGGGGAAGCGGCAGCGGTGAGGGAtccgcgggcggcgggcggggatCAGGAAAAGGGGAGGCAGAGCCGAGGCCTTGGCCAAGGCTCGTCACCCGGGGCGCCCGCGCCGCTCTGCCCGGCTCCGCTCCCCGCTGCCGATCCCACCGCCGGGACCGGGACCGCGATCCGGACCAGCCTCCATCCCCAGGGCCGCTGCCCGGCGGGACCCCACACCGGCTGTGGGCGGAGCCTGGCTCTGAGGGCGCTGGTTGGACTGTGGGCGGAGGAGGCGGGAACACGGGCAGGAGCCGGGCGCTGGTTGGACTGTGGGCGGAGGAGGCGGGAACACGGGCAGGGGCCGGGCGCTGGTTGGACGCTGTGGGCGGAGGAGGAGGGAACACGGGCAGGAGCCGGGCGCTGGTTGGACGCTGGGCGGAGGAGGCGGGCGCGGCGCGCGGGCGGCAGCGATGGCGGGTGAGGCGCTGTCGCGGGTGCCGGACGTGCAGATCGATGGCGATGGTGTCTTCAAGTACGTGCTGGTGCGGGTGCGCGGGGCCGGCGCCCCCGCCAAGGACGTCGTGCGAGGCCACGGCTGGGCCGAGTACCACGGTGAGGGGCGTCGGGAGTGCGGGGCGGGACTCTGGCCCGGGCTGCCGAGGGAAGCAGACGCGGGCCCCGGGGGCGGGTGGGGGCTTGCCGGGGCTCTGGCCCCTCACGGGGCTGCGGCTGAGGCGGGGGATCCCCGCGCCCCCCATCCCCTCCcgctccctccctgcagccgACTTGTTCGAGCGCACCTCGGAGGAGCTGGCGCGGCACGGCCTGAGCTGTGAGTGCTTGGGCGGCGGCCGCCTCTCTCACCGCCCCGAAGAGAGGAAGATCCACGTCTACGGGTACTCGGTGGTAAGCAGAGGCCGGGGGGACCCACGCATGGACGCGGCATCTCCGTTCGCGGTGTGGGTCCCACTGTGGCCGAGTTGGTTCTGCATTCCCTCGGGGCTGGAAGGGGTGAACGGGGCGGTGCTCCGGGGTGAACGGGGCGCTCTCCCGAGTGCCCCAGGGAAGGGACACTTCGCAGAGCCCTTTCGGGTAAGCGGTGCTTGGCCAGAGCGGGGTCACCCCCATGAACTCCCCAGCACCTGCCTGTGGGGCTGCCACACACCCAGAGCCCCCGGGGGTCCCGCAGTGGCTGTACtcagtgctgggtgctgccagGGGGAATTGGGCTGCACAAAAACCGCGTCCCCACTTTGTGTGTCCTGAGGACATTCCTGCAGGAGTATCAGGTGCTGCAGGGGCCTTGTGAGGGTGATTGAAGGCACCCACAGGGACATCATTGGTGTGATGGGTTCCTGGATGCTgaccacagcccagggctgtgctgcagcacaactgtgctgggtgctgagtgcagagcccagctgggacCAGGGCAGGATGGTGGTCCCTGGGCCACAGTGCAAGCAGTTTTCCCAGTTTCAGGGTGACACTGTCCTCTTGCCTGGGTGCTACAGTAGCCTCAGCTGGAGTCAGGCAGGGCTGCCACAGTGGGATTGGCAGAGACTCTGttgcccctctgctcctgaggtctgccagagctgccctggggattTGCCGGGCTTCCCTGCAAGTGGTCACCCACCAGCTGTCCTTTGGAACCCTCTTTCCTATGCAGGGCTTTGGACGAGCTGACCACGCTGTGAccacagagaagctgaaggCCGAGTATCCCGACTATGAGATCACCTGGGCAGATGAAGGGTACTGACTCCTGTCTGTGgtgccagcccagagctggcacagctgttCACAGTCCCGGGGCGATGGCAGCAGGCCCCCCAtgctcagcagtgctccagactctcctcattttcctctgtgctgaaCTGGCCCGTTCTCCGCCATGACTGGACTGTCCCCGTGCCAGGTGCTCCCACCTCCCTGGCGTGGCAAAGCTGGTGAAGCCACTGgttgctctgccccagcctcctGGTGCCAGGGGCTCATCCTATGTGTATCTGTGAGAATTAAAGTCGTTGGGGGAGCACAGCTGCTCCGGTGGCCATGCTCACggctcagctgctccttcccagctctgggttGTGCCTGTTGACAGTGGAAGGGACCTCCCAGGTTTTCCACCCCTTTGAGGGGGACCTGGTATGGCAGCAGGCAGCGTGGGATGGGAACAGCAGGAGGTGTATCGGGATTTGCCTTGGAAagggctgaggcaggagagaggaaagcaatGCCCAGGCCTgggggagggaaaggcagggTAGACCTGGGGGAGAGACCAGCCACATCTCCTGTGGGGAGGGAACTGAGCTGCCTGGGAACATGGTTGGGAAGAACATGCCCATTCCCACTCTGGCAGGTGGTCACACCCTGAGGAAGAACATCCTCCCTGACTTCATCCCATTGGCCACCCAGGaccagctcctgtccctctgaATTTCCCAGGGATTCTCCCTGCTTGTGCTTCCAGTGAGGAGCAGCGGGGGGCGACtgagaaaagctgctggaggctTCAGTGGCTGGAGAGCTCCAGGGAGACGTGCAGGCTGGGTTGCTTCAGTCACTGTCCCGCgtgaggctggggctggaggaacCTCCCAGCCCAGTCACAGCCCCATTTCACTGTCAGACCCTGACCCTCcgtgctcccagctcctgcttggctatgatcctgctgctgcctcctccaccTTGTGCCTTCAGGGATGTGGGCTCCTTCCTCTGCATCCAGAGCCATGCAGGGTCAGCTCAACCTGCAGAATCTCAGCCTGGCCTCTGTGTCCAAAGCTCAGCCTGTGCCCTAACTCCAAAGGAAGCTTGCAATGAGGGGATGGCTTTCATAGGCAAAAACTGCTGTGCCTCATTCTCCATCCTGCAAGGTGTGAtcctcccctgtgctggggggaATGCTACCCAGAAGTTACATGGAGTCAGCTGCAAACCTGGAAATCACTGGACTGTGGAGCTTGGAGGCAGATCTAGGATGTCCTGTCCATCCACTGGCCTAGCAGGGCTAGCTCCAGTGGGTCCATCATGGTGGGATTGCTGTGCAGGCTTAGGGGTTGGACTTGATagtccttgtgggtcccttccaacacaaggaattccatgattctgttcCAGAATtaggctgtgggagctgtgcccaggtggggtTTGAGAATCTCCCTGACTTGGCCCTCCCAGCAGCTTGGGAGCCTGCTCTGGCTTTGACAGCCCTCAGGTTGTCAAAGCTCACAGGTTTTTCTTTAAGTGGCCTTTGCTGTTCTCGCTTTGTTCTTGTTGTCTCAGTCCTTATTGGAACACTCTCTGCTTGAAGGGTTGGCTCCCTTcagcctcctgccagggctTACTTGGGTGACATCCCACTACACCTTCTCCAAGCTGGGGCACgtccagctcagcctctccttgtGGGAAGTCCAatctcatcatcatcatcagggAATCTCCAATGGGGATACTCAAAAACTGTCTAGACGCATCCTCCAGGGAATACTTGTGGAACAGAGGGGTGGAATGGGGTGACCTGTTGTGCCTCCTGTTCTGTACTATCCTGTGGTCGTCATCACTGGCCAAGGCTCGATGTGTTCTGGTATGCCCACACCTCATACTGGGAGCACCAGTATCCCCAGTGCAAAGGGGAGGGGCCAGATGTGTGAGAGAGGCTCTGCCCATGGCACCCAGGAGGCCAGTGGCTACTTTGCCAGTGGCCACAGCACTGGCCTGTGGCCAGCTTGGTGTTGCCAGGTTCCTGGGCAGGGCTCCTGCTCTTCGGCATGTCTGGGCTGGGGTATATGGGGCTGCTGATCCCCACTGGGCCTGGCTGGCgctgggggaaggagctgagccTGTGTTTTACTGCCCCTGATGCAATCCCGGTGCAATCTGCCTTCCAAGGCCGTCAGCTCAGGGGGAGGATCTGCTCCATGGGGCCCCTCTCTGGGCACAGAGGCTGCGGCAGCAGAGGTGAGAGGGGTCCTGTGGGGTAGGATCCCATGCTTCCCCTGCCCAGGTGGGGAAACCAGTGCAGTCAGTAGTTGCCCTGGCCAGGCAACACTGGTGGTGATATGGGGGGCTCGGCCTGCCAAGCTGTGCTTCTTCCAGGCTCATCAGCCCTTgctggggctctgccagggATGTTCCGCCC
Proteins encoded in this window:
- the AJM1 gene encoding apical junction component 1 homolog, coding for MTRTDPPDILVSTVYQDIKVATAAPGDSVVCQPLAQCDASMSSSLSREPQPFNKRHCRSFDFIESLEELGTPPAMERACPRPGMPEPTPGPPGRQAPPKADPYSSRAPAPRSEPKRRARSKSAPRVKSTLTPVPITGVASPPPARRGREVLRVAREPSHTDPSPRREGPLPLRALANEVHPIKLQPQRSSVSRISPLCLGTNCYEEGPGAKVGASPHVKCRVDIKPDEAVLVHTARSLRAAPNRPELSRWPRTPGAARSLTVPGSRQASASRTPTPSDSYSGEPPLLPYHGEYYEADPRALAYQTVPVPASREFREYPDRGCMTFSAPGVPAKFFYAEESARCPSPAMPLRSSGYASYPYPSRHAVPQPFYSEDPPKAAVHTVPSRTLYVEEARGYPVQEAPARTFYGDEPRYYAPRGTPVKTLYAEDARTYPALGSAARLFYAEDYGKYREREVMSRTCPPPRSAQPLHFGDWYCPERATLPYQSLQLSRFTPQPAGREAMFSSWHASYGMTPPRLGRETQHYSKSWDNILAPAARREEALQRGRSYENLLAHEQHRALSPEERRQPVVINLSSSPKRYAALSLSESSILERVHADGSRGPPGRSWYVTPEITITDNDIRADGLGRGERRSASWDMLDGGRERGPYAVPCAPQPNPRESGSGRQRSLEQLDELITDLVIDYKPAPGHRAGDRDSLAEQLKQLLSSSASGPPRRGEGRRIPHNVPEGPRPTKEQPGLSSHASTPRHPPAPPATAPFEKSPENCSPDLSAEEDDMMMCSNAKCRRTETMFNACLYFKSCHSCYTYYCSRHCRREDWDTHKASCVYGRVGSVCRHVLQFCRENTEVHKAFSRIAKVGYLSRGRGVLFLGFPNAGSAENFLQFGLESLLMSPTYLSLRELDSYSDNLGDYAQELRETGNQYDPNECFLLNVTVAVTQKVPERPSPKMQVPTVRKYAKVALASSSPEKKILKKERDMETLILTPPPGTADIDKEGEEGRKAREVCFINIQRELRIRGVFLRHEFPAVYEQLCDFVESNKRFTPTTIYPIDKRTGKQFMCMIMAASEPRTLDWVASPNLLDDIM
- the PHPT1 gene encoding 14 kDa phosphohistidine phosphatase, which produces MAGEALSRVPDVQIDGDGVFKYVLVRVRGAGAPAKDVVRGHGWAEYHADLFERTSEELARHGLSCECLGGGRLSHRPEERKIHVYGYSVGFGRADHAVTTEKLKAEYPDYEITWADEGY